From Elaeis guineensis isolate ETL-2024a chromosome 16, EG11, whole genome shotgun sequence, a single genomic window includes:
- the LOC105059718 gene encoding uncharacterized protein gives MRKEVLDFVLVPVGLTVLVSYHLWLLYRVIKHPTTTVIGINAINRRIWVHTMMEDPLKNGVLAVQTLRNNIMASTLLASMAITLCSLMAVLMTNSNGGYRGLRGKNFVLGDTSDLALSIKFFSILICFLLAFLLNVQSIRYYSHAGLLINVPARGQWAAPPLAAEYVAGALNRGSYFWSLGLRAFYFSFPMFLWIFGPVPMLVSCLGLVLMLYFLDAYSGWGENREEERREEGDGVERC, from the exons ATGAGGAAGGAAGTGCTTGATTTCGTCTTGGTCCCCGTGGGCCTCACCGTTTTGGTGTCCTACCATCTATGGCTCCTGTATCGTGTCATCAAACACCCCACCACCACCGTCATAGGAATCAACGCCATCAATCGCCGCATCTGGGTCCATACCATGATGGAG GATCCCCTCAAGAACGGAGTTCTTGCGGTGCAAACGCTAAGAAACAACATCATGGCGTCGACACTCCTGGCGTCGATGGCGATCACGCTGTGTTCGTTGATGGCGGTGTTGATGACGAACAGCAACGGCGGCTACCGCGGCCTCCGGGGGAAGAATTTCGTGCTGGGCGACACGAGCGATCTCGCGCTCTCGATCAAATTCTTCTCCATTCTGATCTGCTTCCTGCTGGCTTTCCTTCTCAACGTGCAGTCGATTCGGTACTACAGCCATGCCGGCCTTCTCATCAACGTGCCGGCGAGGGGCCAGTGGGCGGCGCCGCCCCTCGCGGCGGAGTACGTCGCCGGGGCTCTGAACCGGGGGAGCTATTTCTGGTCTCTTGGCCTCAGAGCTTTCTACTTCTCCTTCCCCATGTTTCTCTGGATCTTTGGGCCTGTGCCGATGCTGGTTAGCTGCTTGGGCTTGGTCTTAATGCTATATTTTCTCGACGCGTACTCGGGGTGGGGGGAGAAcagggaggaggagaggagggaggagggagACGGGGTGGAACGGTGCTGA